A window of the Acidobacteriota bacterium genome harbors these coding sequences:
- the tuf gene encoding elongation factor Tu (EF-Tu; promotes GTP-dependent binding of aminoacyl-tRNA to the A-site of ribosomes during protein biosynthesis; when the tRNA anticodon matches the mRNA codon, GTP hydrolysis results; the inactive EF-Tu-GDP leaves the ribosome and release of GDP is promoted by elongation factor Ts; many prokaryotes have two copies of the gene encoding EF-Tu), producing the protein MVMPGDSVNLDVTLIAPIAMEKGVRFAIREGGRTVGAGTVTEIVE; encoded by the coding sequence GATGGTGATGCCCGGCGACAGCGTGAACCTGGACGTGACGCTGATCGCTCCGATCGCGATGGAGAAGGGCGTGCGCTTCGCCATCCGCGAAGGCGGCCGCACCGTCGGAGCCGGAACCGTCACCGAGATCGTCGAATAG